The Rhododendron vialii isolate Sample 1 chromosome 5a, ASM3025357v1 genome contains a region encoding:
- the LOC131325880 gene encoding cell division cycle 5-like protein, giving the protein MRIMIKGGVWKNTEDEILKAAVMKYGKNQWARISSLLVRKSAKQCKARWYEWLDPSIKKTEWTREEDEKLLHLAKLMPTQWRTIAPIVGRTPSQCLERYEKLLDAACAKDDNYEAGDDPRKLRPGEIDPNPESKPARPDPVDMDEDEKEMLSEARARLANTRGKKAKRKAREKQLEEARRLASLQKRRELKAAGIQTRQRKRKRKGIDYNAEIPFEKKPPPGFFDVADEDREVEQPKFPTTIEELEGEKRMDKEARLRKQDIARNKIAQRQDAPSAILQANKLNDPETVRKRSKLMLPAPQISDHELEEIAKMGYASDLLLGSEEFTEGSGATRALLANYSQTPRQGMTPLRTPQRTPAGKGDAIMMEAENLARLRESQTPLLGGENPDLHPSDFSGVTPKKKEIQTPNPMLTPSATPGGVGMTPRLGMTPSLAMTPSLAMTPSRDGYAFGVTPKGTPIRDELHINEDMDAHDSAKLELRRQADLRRNLRSGLSNLPQPKNDYQVVIQPEPEDSEEPEEKIEEDMSDRIARERAEEEARQQALLKKRSKVLQRELPRPPAASVELIKSSLMRADEDKSSFVPPTLIEQAEEMIRKELLSLLDHDNAKYPFEEKGNKEIKKGVKRASNRKSVSVPTIEDFEEDEMKEADYLIKGEAQFLHVAMGHEDESFDEFVEAHKTCLNDSMYFPTRNAFGLSSVAGNMEKLSALQYEFENVKKRMDDDTKKAQRMEQKIKLLTNGYQMRSTNIWSQIEATFKQMDTAGTEVECFQALQKQEQVAASHRINSLWEEVQKQKELERTLQKRYGDLTAEQELIQSLMDAYRVQEEIAAKNRAHELATAAANETVAPSSETAEPVDLSNNEIPSLDMDNANESPKHDMLINEMSENAAPDMDVSSSDIIPSATEADVGMLEGTDSYEGSVSFVDTKLNSVVNSDPDEGDDTKMADDSDRVNGTVNGDLTSTDIVEEDLASKDDNGTQTGGLTGPEDIVQVDTVSLLDS; this is encoded by the exons ATGAGGATAATGATAAAGGGAGGGGTGTGGAAGAACACCGAGGACGAGATCCTCAAGGCGGCGGTCATGAAGTACGGGAAGAACCAGTGGGCTCGGATCTCTTCCCTACTCGTTCGCAAATCGGCCAAGCAGTGCAAGGCTCGCTGGTACGAGTGGCTCGATCCGTCCATCAAGAAG ACTGAGTGGACCAGAGAAGAAGATGAGAAACTACTTCATCTTGCTAAGCTCATGCCCACCCAATGGCGGACAATTGCGCCAATTGTGGGTCGTACTCCATCCCAATGCCTTGAGCGCTATGAGAAACTTCTTGATGCTGCCTGTGCTAAGGATGATAACTATGAAGCAGGCGATGATCCACGGAAATTGCGACCTGGGGAGATTGATCCAAACCCAGAATCAAAGCCTGCCCGTCCGGACCCTGTTGATATGGACGAAGATGAGAAGGAAATGCTTTCGGAAGCACGAGCTCGGTTAGCCAACACTAGAGGCAAGAAGGCAAAAAGGAAAGCAAGGGAGAAGCAGCTTGAAGAGGCTAGGAGGCTTGCTTCTCTTCAGAAAAGGAGGGAACTAAAGGCTGCTGGAATTCAAACTAGgcaaaggaagaggaagaggaagggtATTGACTATAATGCAGAAATTCCCTTTGAGAAGAAGCCTCCTCCGGGCTTCTTTGACGTTGCTGATGAAGATCGAGAGGTGGAGCAACCCAAGTTCCCTACCACAATTGAGGAACTTGAGGGCGAGAAAAGAATGGACAAGGAAGCTCGATTAAGAAAGCAAGATATTGCGAGGAATAAAATTGCTCAAAGGCAGGATGCCCCATCAGCAATACTGCAAGCAAATAAGCTTAATGACCCGGAGACAGTCCGGAAAAGGTCGAAATTGATGCTTCCAGCACCTCAGATTTCTGATCATGAATtggaagaaattgcaaaaatgGGGTATGCTAGTGATCTCCTTTTGGGCAGCGAGGAATTCACAGAAGGGAGTGGTGCAACGCGTGCTCTTCTCGCAAATTATTCCCAGACGCCACGACAAGGAATGACCCCACTACGGACCCCTCAAAGGACACCAGCGGGTAAGGGTGATGCTATTATGATGGAAGCGGAAAATCTCGCCAGGTTAAGGGAGTCTCAAACACCATTACTAGGAGGAGAAAATCCAGATCTACATCCTTCGGATTTTTCTGGGGTAACACCTAAGAAAAAGGAGATCCAAACGCCAAATCCCATGTTGACTCCTTCAGCAACTCCTGGAGGGGTGGGCATGACACCAAGACTTGGCATGACTCCATCACTTGCCATGACTCCATCACTTGCCATGACTCCGTCAAGGGATGGCTATGCTTTTGGTGTAACTCCAAAAGGAACTCCCATAAGGGATGAGCTTCACATTAATGAGGACATGGATGCGCATGATAGTGCAAAACTAGAGCTCCGTAGACAAGCTGATTTGAGAAGGAATTTGCGGTCTGGTTTGAGCAACCTTCCACAGCCCAAGAATGATTACCAAGTTGTTATCCAACCAGAACCTGAAGATAGTGAGGAACCAGAGGAGAAGATTGAAGAAGACATGTCTGACAGAATAGCAAGAGAGAGGGCTGAGGAAGAAGCAAGGCAACAAGCATTACTTAAGAAAAGATCGAAAGTGCTGCAGAGGGAACTGCCTAGACCTCCTGCTGCTTCAGTGGAACTGATTAAAAGTTCTTTGATGAGGGCTGATGAAGACAAAAGCTCCTTTGTTCCCCCTACTTTGATTGAGCAGGCCGAAGAGATGATAAGAAAGGAGCTTCTATCCTTGCTCGATCATGATAATGCAAAGTATCCATTTGAAGAGAAAGGGAACAAGGAGATAAAGAAAGGAGTCAAGCGGGCTTCAAACAGAAAATCTGTTTCTGTCCCCACAATTGAAGACTTTGAAGAAGATGAGATGAAGGAG GCTGATTATTTGATCAAGGGAGAGGCTCAGTTTCTTCATGTCGCCATGGGGCATGAGGATGAATCTTTTGACGAGTTTGTTGAAGCACATAAAACATGCTTAAACGACAGCATGTACTTTCCTACTCGTAATGCCTTTGGTCTATCTAGTGTTGCTGGAAACATGGAGAAGCTTTCTGCCTTGCAGTATGAATTTGAGAATGTAAAGAAAAGGATGGATGATGATACGAAAAAGGCACAACGCATGGAGCAGAAGATAAAACTCCTTACCAATGGGTATCAG ATGCGGTCTACGAACATTTGGTCTCAAATTGAAGCAACGTTCAAGCAGATGGACACTGCAGGAACAGAAGTTGAGTGCTTCCAAGCTTTACAAAAGCAAGAGCAGGTAGCAGCATCACATAGGATAAATAGCCTCTGGGAAGAAGTTCAGAAGCAAAAGGAGCTTGAGCGTACTTTACAGAAACGCTATGGAGATCTCACAGCGGAGCAAGAATTGATCCAAAGCCTCATGGATGCTTACAGAGTACAAGAAGAAATTGCTGCGAAAAATCGTGCTCACGAATTGGCCACTGCTGCAGCTAATGAAACTGTCGCGCCAAGCTCTGAAACTGCTGAACCGGTTGACCTATCTAATAATGAGATTCCAAGCCTAGATATGGATAATGCCAATGAAAGCCCTAAACATGACATGCTTATAAATGAAATGTCTGAGAATGCTGCTCCAGACATGGATGTGAGCTCATCGGACATCATTCCATCTGCTACTGAGGCTGATGTTGGTATGTTGGAAGGAACTGATAGCTACGAAGGCTCTGTTTCTTTTGTTGATACTAAGCTCAACAGTGTGGTTAATTCTGACCCTGATGAGGGGGATGACACTAAGATGGCTGATGACAGCGACAGAGTCAATGGGACTGTTAATGGGGATTTAACTAGTACAGACATTGTTGAGGAGGATTTAGCATCCAAGGATGATAACGGAACGCAGACTGGTGGCTTAACGGGCCCAGAAGACATTGTTCAGGTGGACACGGTAAGTTTGCTAGATTCGTAA